The window TCCAGTGGTTCCGGCTGCAGGGGGGCAGGAGGCTGGTCCCGGGGCCCCCCAGGACCTCCGTGGCGGAGAAGGAGAACGCGTCCTCCCTGGTGATCGCCGAGGTGGCGCTGGAGGATTCTGGGTGGTACTACTGCGAGGTGAACGTCCTGCAGAGGGACCCGGAGTGCGGCAACGGGACCGAGCTGCTCGTCtggggtgaggagggaaagaagtaaaagaagaagaagaaggctttTTCTCGGCTGATGTTGCCACGCTGCCGCTGATTATGTCTCATTTGCAGAGAGCCGCCGCGTTTAGTGCGAGGCAGCTCGATACAGGACCCCGATCCAACAAGTCCAATCTATAAAGAAATCAAACCCGGGCGCAGTCCTCTTCAGAGTTCCTCTTTTTGCCTGAGCAGTTTCATGACAGATCCAGAAATAATCACCCCGGGCACCCCGGGAACCACGTGCACGGCCTTGTATCGATCCTGCCGAGGGAATTGAAACCCAGCTGAAAACAAGGCATGGAAGGATGGCCAGATGATTATGTGGGAACTATTCATGCGGAAGAAACGCTTCCCTTGAGTTTCTCTGAATGCATCGTAGGCTCCAAACTGCAGGTTCATACCTGCGTTGTGCTCTTATTGTATTATATCAATTCCACATAGTTTTATACCAATTTAACTTTAGCTTCATATTTGTAGAGTGTGCAAATGGCAACAATAGTCTTttgtaacaacaacacatttgtcATCAATCTGTTTGACATCTTTTCCATGCGTTGGTGTCAGCAGGCTTCACCAGTGTGCATGTTGTCCACTATTCATAGTGTTCTTGTACTTATCATCAACATATTTAGTAATATTTGATTTGATCATTAGTTATATTTATATCGTGAGTTTTTATCATGTGATGCTGTTAATTTGTGTCACAAAACCAACCGGCCTGTTGTTGGGCGTCGatccaaaaatgacaaaataggaAGATGTAGGCATCAGAACTAATTGTTCACTTTGTGAAGCAACAGAAAATAGACTTGTTTCAGTCAGAGTTTCTGAGAAAATCGGGGGTGCGGCTACTTTTTGATAACACTGACTTTCACAcagtttacattttgtgttACTATTTTGCTGACTAGCATCTCTTGAGTTGATTCCTGTCTGCTTTATGAAAAGGGTCTCACAGGAAAGGGGCTTCCTTTTGGGTTCTGTGTGCCATTAAGTGCTGGCGAACGCTCACCACCTTTGTTCCTTATCCCTTTTTCCACTGCCAGCACCGCCTTCCGCTCCAAAGATTTACCTCCAGATCCCCCCGGAGCCGCCGAGCGGTGAGTGGGCTCTCGTCTGTCTCACGGGGGGGTTCCACCCGAGCCAGCTCACCCTCACCTGGACCTCCCGGGGCGCGGCAGGCAACACCGAAAGCCCGTCAGTCAGCAACTGCACCCTCCCCGCGTTGAGCCTCGGTGGCAACGCGTCCGCGCAGCTGGACGGCGGCGCCCCGCTGTCCCCTGATTGGTCGGTGAACTCGAGGTGTTTCCAGGTGACGGACAACCACACCCGGGAAGCGTTTCTCCTCAGCGTGATCGTGCTCCCCCGGAGGGGGTCTTTGGAAGCGGGGATCACCTTCACCTGTGCGGTGCAGGACCACCCGGCCATGACCGCGCTGATGGCTgcctccttcacttggggtggGTTATATTTCTtaaatttgatcttttttttttacagtttgaaaTTGGCTTTTGAGGCATTGGTTGAAAAGTTTTGGCAAGTTTTCTTAAGTGACATTTTGAAAGAAGAATCAGATCGtaaaattgaaatatattatgTTAACCATTTTAAACTATTTACTATCTACCAAAATACTTGTTTTTACGTCATTGCATTTTGGGaggtgagaaaacaaaacacaaaacacctaTTGTCATCTTATATTGACCTATAATCTGAAAGCGAACTGATTCTCTGCTGAATTCGTTAGCAGGTCTTTACAAGTATAACCTTTAGATTTAACAAAAAATTACTTTGGTCAGAAAACTAAATagctgaataaattaaaaaaattaaaaaggtggaggaaaatgtcactttttagaATTCTGTGTTGGTTTATTACTCCTCTATCACATGCAGTCCTGCAATCCATTCATTATAAATATTGGTATTTAGTCACACATGCAGCTGGTCCGCTCTTGAACTTTTGAACCCTACAATTCGGTTTTATCTTTGCGCGTCTCGAAGCCGCTTCCTTCCTAAAACCTGTGCCGACGCGGAGCTAC is drawn from Pungitius pungitius chromosome 11, fPunPun2.1, whole genome shotgun sequence and contains these coding sequences:
- the LOC119196968 gene encoding signal-regulatory protein beta-1-like isoform X2, which produces MSHLCLLLLLAGQVAAAPDGLRVRQQPPSLRVTRGDTATLSCHFKVEALRFGVQWFRLQGGRRLVPGPPRTSVAEKENASSLVIAEVALEDSGWYYCEVNVLQRDPECGNGTELLVWAPPSAPKIYLQIPPEPPSGEWALVCLTGGFHPSQLTLTWTSRGAAGNTESPSVSNCTLPALSLGGNASAQLDGGAPLSPDWSVNSRCFQVTDNHTREAFLLSVIVLPRRGSLEAGITFTCAVQDHPAMTALMAASFTWDASPNELIVHLNILKMCLLSAMTVFFLFEAVKHFSV
- the LOC119196968 gene encoding signal-regulatory protein beta-1-like isoform X1; this translates as MSHLCLLLLLAGQVAAAPDGLRVRQQPPSLRVTRGDTATLSCHFKVEALRFGVQWFRLQGGRRLVPGPPRTSVAEKENASSLVIAEVALEDSGWYYCEVNVLQRDPECGNGTELLVWAPPSAPKIYLQIPPEPPSGEWALVCLTGGFHPSQLTLTWTSRGAAGNTESPSVSNCTLPALSLGGNASAQLDGGAPLSPDWSVNSRCFQVTDNHTREAFLLSVIVLPRRGSLEAGITFTCAVQDHPAMTALMAASFTWDASPNELIVHLNILKMCLLSAMTVFFLFEGRSVKHFSV